One Panicum virgatum strain AP13 chromosome 3N, P.virgatum_v5, whole genome shotgun sequence DNA segment encodes these proteins:
- the LOC120665447 gene encoding uncharacterized protein LOC120665447: MEGLIPLPYRAIKDRRSNAAVAGGGGGGGRAYDDAGGTSAPMDLEDPEQRRRWLLQEVRSPVHAASASSAAAEGPLPHRRNLSLEELAGEVGLSHDRRLRVPLPKARSVRAFACIGAA; encoded by the coding sequence ATGGAGGGCCTCATCCCGCTGCCCTACAGGGCGATCAAGGACCGGCGGAGCAACGCCGCCGtcgcaggaggcggcggcggcggcggccgggcctaCGACGACGCCGGTGGCACGTCCGCGCCCATGGACCTCGAGGACccggagcagaggcggcggtggctgctgcaGGAGGTGCGCTCCCCGGTCcacgcggcgtcggcgtcgtccgcggcggcggagggcccgCTGCCGCACCGGCGGAACCTGTCGCTGGAGGAGCTGGCGGGCGAGGTGGGGCTCTCGCACGACCGGCGGCTGCGCGTGCCGCTGCCCAAGGCCAGGAGCGTCCGCGCCTTCGCCTGCATCGGCGCCGCctga
- the LOC120665448 gene encoding RPA-interacting protein A-like, whose translation MDSARPSRMPIKSHRPDWKSELRTNCLQRVKKDRTNLLWKLRAQGRLPANDMKKVESAVRNIISDEIEKLKQSNEGQEDQEMDVIWEYQGPQAAKPAVTESVDILLEMERLLYEDLREELIRKELVALDEEDAYLAQAVFDHMQLSDNGVAENAKVWCPVCKQGELRDTHNLIYCTLCKLRLDLGEDKITLEFLRERLANAHTEHFDRGCKSAPTFCLQTMFGLTALYMQCEECSTFDIVV comes from the exons ATGGATTCGGCTCGGCCCAGCAGGATGCCCATCAAATCGCACCGCCCCGACTGGAAatcggag CTTAGGACAAATTGCCTGCAAAGAGTTAAAAAGGACAGGACCAACTTGCTCTGGAAGCTCAGGGCCCAAGGGCGGCTGCCTGCCAATGACATG AAAAAGGTCGAATCTGCAGTTAGGAACATTATCTCTGATGAGATAGAGAAACTCAAACAGTCAAATGAAGGACAAGAGGACCAAGAAATGGATGTGATCTGGGAATATCAAGGGCCGCAGGCTGCTAAACCTGCTGTAACTGAAAGTGTAGATATATTGCTTGAAATGGAACGACTTCTTTATGAAGATCTTAGAGAAGAACTAATCAGAAAAG AACTAGTGGCACTTGATGAGGAAGATGCATACTTAGCTCAAGCTGTTTTTGATCATATGCAACTAAGTGACAATGGG GTTGCTGAAAATGCTAAGGTCTGGTGCCCAGTATGCAAACAAGGAGAGCTACGGGATACACATAACCTCATATATTGTACTCTCTGTAAGCTACGGCTTGATCTTGGTGAAGATAAG ATAACGCTGGAGTTCCTAAGAGAACGATTGGCTAATGCACATACGGAGCACTTTGACAGAGGATGTAAATCAGCACCCACGTTCTGTTTACAGACTATGTTTGGCCTGACTGCACTCTACATGCAGTGTGAAGAATGCAGCACTTTTGATATTGTGGTATAA
- the LOC120665449 gene encoding 26S proteasome non-ATPase regulatory subunit 14 homolog yields MERLQRIFGASGMGQPPSDSPLLDSSEQVYISSLALLKMLKHGRAGVPMEVMGLMLGEFVDDYTVRVVDVFAMPQSGTGVSVEAVDHVFQTNMLDMLKQTGRPEMVVGWYHSHPGFGCWLSGVDINTQQSFEALNPRAVAVVIDPIQSVKGKVVIDAFRLINPQTMMLGQEPRQTTSNVGHLNKPSIQALIHGLNRHYYSIAINYRKNELEEKMLLNLHKKKWTDGLILKRFDTHSKTNEQTVQEMLNLAVKYNKAVQEEDELPPEKLAIANVGRQDAKKHLEEHVSNLMSSNIVQTLGTMLDTVVF; encoded by the exons ATGGAGCGCCTGCAGAGAATATTTGGCGCCTCTGGGATGGGGCAGCCACCTTCGGACTCACCGCTGCTCGACTCATCTGAGCAGGTCTACATTTCCTCCCTTGCACTCCTCAAGATGCTCAAACACG GGAGGGCTGGTGTGCCAATGGAGGTGATGGGCCTTATGCTGGGTGAGTTTGTGGATGACTACACGGTCAGGGTGGTGGATGTGTTCGCCATGCCACAGAGTGGTACTGGGGTCAGTGTTGAGGCTGTTGATCATGTCTTCCAGACCAACATGCTTGACATGCTCAAGCAGACAGGGAG ACCAGAAATGGTTGTAGGGTGGTACCACTCCCATCCTGGCTTTGGTTGCTGGCTTTCTGGAGTTGACATCAACACCCAACAG AGTTTTGAAGCTTTAAACCCCAGGGCAGTTGCTGTTGTGATAGACCCCATCCAGAGTGTCAAAGGGAAGGTGGTCATTGATGCATTTCGTCTCATTAACCCCCAGACCATGATGCTTGGTCAGGAGCCACGACAGACAACATCAAATGTTGGGCACCTAAATAAACCATCTATTCAG GCTCTTATCCATGGGCTGAACAGACACTACTACTCCATTGCAATCAACTACCGAAAGAATGAGCTCGAGGAGAAAATGTTGCTGAACTTGCACAAAAAGAAATGGACTGATGGGCTGATTTTGAAGAGGTTTGATACTCATTCGAAAACCAATGAGCAGACAGTGCAG GAAATGCTGAACCTAGCTGTGAAGTACAACAAGGCGGTGCAAGAGGAGGATGAGCTGCCACCAGAGAAACTGGCTATTGCGAACGTGGGGCGGCAGGATGCGAAGAAGCATTTGGAAGAGCATGTCTCCAATTTGATGTC